The sequence TTTAACAATCCGCAACCAGGTAGGATTGCCAAAGGATAGATTATTTGTAACCGGATTTGAAACTGGTAATCCTTCAACAACCGCTGCTTTAACTACTTTAAAAAACTCAGTAACCTCGTGGAAAAATAAAATTGCACAATATGGTTATTCAAATCTTTATGTATATGGAATTGACGAAGCAGTTGGAGATGTTTTATTAAGCGAAAGACCCGCCTGGCAGGCAGTTCATGATGCCGGCGCAAAAGTTTTTGCTGCCGGTTATTATAAACATTATGATGTAGTTGGTGACTTGTTGGACTGTGCAAATATTCAACCCGATCCAAGAAAAGAACAAGCGGATTTATATCATTCATCCGGAAAGAAAATATATGATTATCATAATCCAATGGCTGGTGTTGAGGACCCGGAAGTTTACAGACGTAATTACGGTTTCCTTTTATGGAAAAATAATTATGATGGTGTAATGAATTATGCTTATCAAAGAAATTATGGACATATATGGAACGACTTTGACCCTGAACCAACACAACCGCATCCTTACCGGGATCATGTTTACTCTTATCCAATTTCAGATGGAGTTATAAGCACTGTTCAGTGGGAAGGTTTCCGTGAAGCTGTAGATGATATTCGCTATGTTTCAACCCTCCAGGATAAAATTGATTCTCTTAAAAATTTAGGAAGAGATGTTAGTTCATTTCAACAGTTCGCAAATTCTATTGATCCTACTCAGGATTTAAACAGTACGCGCTATGCAATAATTGATAAAATTAACTTATTACTTGGTTCCGGTGGAATAACGGATAATATTCCTCCCGCTATCGTTTCTGTTGTTGCTCTTACTCCAAATAATGTAACGATTAAATTTTCTGAAAAAGTTAGAACAACCGAAGTCCCAGTATTATCAAACTACACAATTAACAACGGAATAACCGTAACCAATGCTCTTTTAAATTCTGCAAGAGATGAAGTTACATTAACAACAAGTTCACTTACGGCAAATAAAACTTATGCTTTAATTGTTTCCAACATTAAGGATGATGCCGGTAATGTAATTTCCGCAAACAGTACTAATTTTCAATTTCAGCAACAACAGCAAGCAACAGCAAAAGATATTACACTGCTTGCCGAAAAAGGAATTCCTGCAAACGGAACTACATTAAAATACAAAACCGGATCGGCTGGATTAAAAGTAGCTTACTGCACTTCTACAAGCAGTACAGTTGCCTTTACGGTAAATATTCCATCGGCAGGAAACTGGTATGTGTGGGGCAGATTCTTTTGGGAAACAGCTACTACAACAGGACCAAATTCTTTCTTTATAAGTGTTGATAATGGCACTAAACTAAAATTTGGGAATAATGATGTTAATCTTAACAAATGGTATTGGGGCGGCGATGGATCAACAAGTACAGGAACACCAAAAATTTTATCTCTTGGTAATTTAACTGTAGGACAACACACAATTACAGTTTTTGGAGATGAAGTTGGAGCGACAAATATGCTTGATGAAATATTGCTTTCAACAAACCCAAATTCACATCCAACTGATGATAAAATTACACTAACCGCTGAGAACGGTACATTAACAAATGGTGCGGCTTTAAAGACTCAAACCGGTTCTCTGGGAACTAAGGTTGCATATTGTGCCGCAACAACCAGCAGTATAAGCTTTGATGTTAGATTTTTACAAACTGCAAATTATTATGTTTGGGGAAGATTTTATTTTGCTGGAACTGGTACAGATCCAAACTGTTTTTATTTAAGTATTGATGGTGGTATCAAACGCCTATTTGGTAATAACAAAGATAATTTTAACAAATGGCATTGGGGCGGTAATGGGAATGTTGAGACAGGTCCATTAACAGCTATTTCAATTGGTAATTTTGGAGCTGGTTCTCACACTGTTACAATATCAGGATTCGAGTTTGGACCGAATGTTATGGTGGATATGGTTTTAGTTACCTCAGATCCAAACTACATTCCAACTGATGCTGATTTTATTGGGAATACAATTGCTACTCCTAATGGTGATACATTTTTACTTACTGCAGAAACCGGTACTTTAGCTAATGGCTCAGCCTTAAAAACTCAGATCGGTTCAATTGGTACTAAGGTTGCATATTGTACATCAACAACCAGCACAATTAGTTTTAATGTTAAATTCCTTCAGCTTGCAAATTATTATGTTTGGGGGCGGTTTTATTTTGCAGGAACTGGAACGGATCCAAATAGTTTTTATTTTAGCGTTGATGGTGGATTCAAACGCAAATTCGGAAACAACAAAGACAATTATAACAAATGGCATTGGGGTGGAAACGGAAACGTAGAAACTGGTCCTATAACTTCTCTTGCAATTGGTTCATTTGGTGCAGGGCAGCATACAATAACAGTATCCGGCTTGGAGTTTGGACCAAATGTTATGGTTGATATGGTCTTAATTACCACAGACCCGGATTATGTTCCAACGGATGCAGGCATTGCATTATTAAAAAGAGGAAACGAACAAAATGAGATAACAGAAATTCCGACTGAATTTGAATTGAGTCAGAATTATCCTAATCCATTTAATCCAACTACAAAAATTAAATATGCCATTCCATATGATTCGCATTTAACATTAAAAGTTTTTGATATCCTCGGAAGAGAAGTAGCAACTTTAGTTAATGAAAAAAAGGTGGCTGGCTTTTATGAAGCAAACTTTGATGCCAGTAAGCTATCAAGTGGAATTTATATTTACCAGATTAAAACGAACGATATGGTAGTTAGCAAAAAAATGATGTTGGTTAAGTAATCCCATCCTCAGTTCTCCCTTTGAAAAATGGGAGAACCACGTTGGGAATAGATTTTTCACTCCCTCAACTTGTTCCGGTAAAGCAGATTTACTGCCGAGCCGGAACATTTTATTTTAAAACAAATCGAACAGAGATTTTCTGCAATCAAAACTTTTCAAAAAAACATTTCAATTTTCGCTTGCTCTTCTTACATCTAAAAATTATCTTATTGCAGATTATAATTGCAGTAATTCAATTTGATAAATTAGAGGGCATATGAAAATAAAACTTCCGCATTCAACTACAAACTGGATTTCTCTAATTGGCGCAACCATTGCGTTAATTTGTTTCTTTATGATCGTCTTTCTTTTTGCCATTACAACTTTTTTAGAAAGAGGTAGTTCATACCTTGGACTTGTAATATACATCGTACTCCCGGCGTTTTTAATAGTTGGTTTAATTTTAATTCCAATAGGAATGTTCCTTAAGGTAAGACGGGAAAAAAAGCAAAAACGAGTTGAAGAAACACGCTGGCCTGAAATTAACTTAAATATTGCCAGCCATAGAAATGCTTTTATAATATTTGCCATTGGCACTTTTATATTTTTATTCCTTTCTGCTGTTGGCAGCTATGAAGCATTTATTTATACAGAATCGGTTCCCTTTTGCGGTAAGACCTGCCATAAAGTTATGCTTCCGGAATACACGGCTTATCAATCATCTCCGCATGCACGCGTTGCCTGCGTTGATTGTCATGTTGGCTCTGGTGCTGATTGGTATGTAAAATCCAAAATGTCTGGGCTTTACCAGGTTTATGCCGTTACGTTAGGCGATTATCCAAAACCAATTCCAACTCCCATTTCTAACTTGCGACCTGCAAGGGAAACCTGCCAGGAATGCCACTGGCCCGAGAAATTTTATGATAGAAAATTGAGATTAGAAAAGCATTATCTGTCTGATGAAAAAAATTCTGAATGGGATATTAATCTTGCAGTAAAAATTGGCGGAAGCCATAGCGCGCAAGGTTTGCAGGAAGGAATTCACTGGCACATTAATAAGGATGTTGTAATTGAATATAAAGCGTTGGATAAGCAAAGACAAAAAATTCCGTGGGTAAAGTTTACAAATCTGAAAAGTGGAAAGACGATGATTTTCCAGGATCAAAATCAGTTATTGAAAAAGGAACAGCTTGATACTTTGGAAACGCGTGTTATGGATTGCATCGATTGCCACAATCGACCATCGCATAATTACAAACCGCCGGCATTTTTTGTAAACAACGCACTTACTGCCGGAACTATTCCTAAAGAATTTCCGATGATAAAATCTCTTGCAATGGATTTATGTGGAAAAGATTATTCAACTACTGATACGGCTATGAAAGCAATTAAAGATGGCATCAATTCTTTTTACAAGGAAAAATATCCACAGATTTTTGCAGAAAAAACTTACCTGGTTAAAAGAGCTATAAACGGTTTACAGATGGAATTTAAACGGAACATCTTTCCAGAAATGAAAGTGAAGTGGAGCGCATATCCAAACAATATTGGACATATAGAATTTATCGGCTGCTTTAGGTGCCATAATGATAATCATAAAAGCGATGAAGGAAAGTTGATCTCTAAAGATTGCAACTTATGCCATATAATAAGTGCGCAAGGTTCACCGGATAGTTTGCAGGTTACTTCCTTTGGTAGCTCGCTTACGTTTCGTCATCCAAATGGAGATGAAAGCTGGAAAGAAGCGCTTTGCGTTGATTGCCATACAGGACTTAATCCGTAATTGCGGATTTGAGAATGCGGGTTGCGGATTGAAAGGAAATATTTTTTATACTACAATCCGCAATCTTTTTCCCCTGATGTTAATGACCATCCTTGACAGAATTGTTCATACCGCTAGCAGGATTATTTTTACAAAATTAGTGGATTGAATTTTCGGTCCGCTTTTATAATACTTTGAACATCAAATAAAGTTTTCTCTGGCAAGGTTTGGACCTTGCCAACCGAAGAAATTATTATAAAAGTAATTAAGGTGGTTTTTTTCCTTCCTATCATTATTTAAAAATTATTTTATGCTTACTCTTGTTAAATTCATTATTCTCTTCGATCATCTTTTTTATACTCGGTTGCAGTTTTTCCTTGTATTCATTAGAGTTATATAAACTTTTATTTCTATTAAACAGAGTTGAGGCATAATTAAAAACAATTGATGAACTCGGGTATTTATCTAAAAACTTATCAATTAATATTTTAGGTATTTCATAGTTTATTAATCTATATTCTTCAACAATATTATTATATATACACATCTCATAATTACTATTAGGAAATTTTTCAACAAGTAAAATTAATTCATCAACCCATTTTGAAATAGAATTATTATCTTTTTTAATTTTATCATATTTCAAGATAATATTATTTAGTTTTTCCAATACAATTTTATCATCTTTTACCGTTGGTTCATTTATAATAAATTCTTTAGTGTTAGAGTAAAATTCTTCCTTTTTACTTTTATTAAAAGCATCTAAATAATAATGTGAATATTTTAATTTTACTTGATATTTACCAGGAAGGAAAGTATTGAAAACATTTCTACATAGATAGTATTTAACTTTACTTTCATTACCATATTCTCTTGATAAAGATGTTGAGTAAGTTATACTTTTACCAGGTAATAATTTATATTTAATATCATGCCTTGAATCAACAGTCCAGTACCAAGTACGTTTTAATTGCTTCCCATATGAATCAGTAACAATAATATCAGTAAAAGACTCGAAATCAGCATCTAT comes from Ignavibacteriales bacterium and encodes:
- a CDS encoding T9SS type A sorting domain-containing protein, yielding MFRVTLKGSLKMALLVTLLFTKAFSQNFVYTQNFETINPFKFWTSNATYTINFFGPSSDRFVDGTKSLKMDITINGNGTNDCYYYWTLPVSVNLHGKMDFSVYLWMDSPTAQLVKLGYDYDFPPTGLTRIPGAPAVTQFNTWFNQKISLSDDIIYHADYFAHNKIYGSTYDDFGRQLGFIPLMIKAKGSHRLVFYIDKLELKGTVLDQTTFPLQYTAWWAAFQTKLLGIVTLKHTERLALPPIPNITGLTLTSKGQAYYNSLQKANTDINNLFGMMDGKPYFAPTVMDSLEELIGLWPSWVQLLNVEINNQAAKLVPFSINPTQYNRLTGTNIPGDIISNPKFTARVCASEYEPFSLFLQARAAVNNIKVQWTSLTGSGGTIPASALDAFIAKVWYQNGYDINGRTGKWLTQELLIKNDALILVDETAKTNSLLVQRTDGTTYYINISGTSTSIPTNVKIKDAAVLQPFSLTADRNKQLWFTLHVPANTAPGKYTGNITITADVIGTVTTIPVEIEVLSFKLNPSRLSYSLYYHGYVDDANWQKDPFTSFAKSSNQYKIEMTDMKEHGVLYPTTYQSLNNIGADLTIRNQVGLPKDRLFVTGFETGNPSTTAALTTLKNSVTSWKNKIAQYGYSNLYVYGIDEAVGDVLLSERPAWQAVHDAGAKVFAAGYYKHYDVVGDLLDCANIQPDPRKEQADLYHSSGKKIYDYHNPMAGVEDPEVYRRNYGFLLWKNNYDGVMNYAYQRNYGHIWNDFDPEPTQPHPYRDHVYSYPISDGVISTVQWEGFREAVDDIRYVSTLQDKIDSLKNLGRDVSSFQQFANSIDPTQDLNSTRYAIIDKINLLLGSGGITDNIPPAIVSVVALTPNNVTIKFSEKVRTTEVPVLSNYTINNGITVTNALLNSARDEVTLTTSSLTANKTYALIVSNIKDDAGNVISANSTNFQFQQQQQATAKDITLLAEKGIPANGTTLKYKTGSAGLKVAYCTSTSSTVAFTVNIPSAGNWYVWGRFFWETATTTGPNSFFISVDNGTKLKFGNNDVNLNKWYWGGDGSTSTGTPKILSLGNLTVGQHTITVFGDEVGATNMLDEILLSTNPNSHPTDDKITLTAENGTLTNGAALKTQTGSLGTKVAYCAATTSSISFDVRFLQTANYYVWGRFYFAGTGTDPNCFYLSIDGGIKRLFGNNKDNFNKWHWGGNGNVETGPLTAISIGNFGAGSHTVTISGFEFGPNVMVDMVLVTSDPNYIPTDADFIGNTIATPNGDTFLLTAETGTLANGSALKTQIGSIGTKVAYCTSTTSTISFNVKFLQLANYYVWGRFYFAGTGTDPNSFYFSVDGGFKRKFGNNKDNYNKWHWGGNGNVETGPITSLAIGSFGAGQHTITVSGLEFGPNVMVDMVLITTDPDYVPTDAGIALLKRGNEQNEITEIPTEFELSQNYPNPFNPTTKIKYAIPYDSHLTLKVFDILGREVATLVNEKKVAGFYEANFDASKLSSGIYIYQIKTNDMVVSKKMMLVK
- a CDS encoding NapC/NirT family cytochrome c, which codes for MKIKLPHSTTNWISLIGATIALICFFMIVFLFAITTFLERGSSYLGLVIYIVLPAFLIVGLILIPIGMFLKVRREKKQKRVEETRWPEINLNIASHRNAFIIFAIGTFIFLFLSAVGSYEAFIYTESVPFCGKTCHKVMLPEYTAYQSSPHARVACVDCHVGSGADWYVKSKMSGLYQVYAVTLGDYPKPIPTPISNLRPARETCQECHWPEKFYDRKLRLEKHYLSDEKNSEWDINLAVKIGGSHSAQGLQEGIHWHINKDVVIEYKALDKQRQKIPWVKFTNLKSGKTMIFQDQNQLLKKEQLDTLETRVMDCIDCHNRPSHNYKPPAFFVNNALTAGTIPKEFPMIKSLAMDLCGKDYSTTDTAMKAIKDGINSFYKEKYPQIFAEKTYLVKRAINGLQMEFKRNIFPEMKVKWSAYPNNIGHIEFIGCFRCHNDNHKSDEGKLISKDCNLCHIISAQGSPDSLQVTSFGSSLTFRHPNGDESWKEALCVDCHTGLNP